From the Euphorbia lathyris chromosome 6, ddEupLath1.1, whole genome shotgun sequence genome, one window contains:
- the LOC136233805 gene encoding uncharacterized mitochondrial protein AtMg00810-like, whose product MDEDNDQEEPATVIATTPATSSTSASSTSSSSSSSQENKVLKLKKALYGLKQAPRAWNSRIDKYFQENGFVKYPHEYALYAKVKNGDMLLVCLYVDDLIFTGNNPKMFEEFKNTMAREFEMTDIGLMAYYLGIEVKQNDDGIFISQSGFAKEILKKFKMENCNSVSTPVECGIKLTKDEGGDRVNPTLFRSLVGSLRYLTCTRPDILYAVGLVSRYMEAPTVPHWNAAKRILRYVKGTTNLGLLYSKSDDFKLVGYSDSDWAGDKDDRKSTTGFVFFLGDTAFTWSSKKQPIVTLSTCKAEYVAATSCVCHAIWLRKLLKEFQMSQNDPTEIFIDNKSALALAKNPVFHDRSKHIDTRYHFIRECIEQKEVKLKYVKTQDQIADIFTKLLKYDVFSHLRAQLGVVEN is encoded by the coding sequence gtcaagaaaataaagtgctaaaattgaaaaaggcactttatggtcttaagcaagcaccacgagcctggaacagtcgcattgacaaatattttcaagaaaatggttttgtcaaatacccacatgaatatgccctgtatgcaaaggtgaaaaatggagatatgttacttgtttgtttgtatgtggatgatctcatttttacagggaacaatcctaagatgtttgaagagttcaaaaatacaatggctcgtgagttcgagatgactgacattggtctaatggcatattatcttggcattgaagtgaagcagaatgacgacggaatttttatttctcaaagtggttttgcaaaggagatcttaaagaagtttaagatggaaaattgtaattccgtcagcacgccagtcgaatgtggaatcaagttgacaaaagatgaaggtggagacagagtcaACCCGACATTATTCCGAAGCTTGGTCGGAAGTCTCAGATACTTGACATGTACGAGACCAGATATTCTTTATGCAGtcggcttagtaagtcgatacatggaagccccaacGGTGCCACATTGGAACGCAGcaaaaagaattctccgttatgttaaaggtacaactaatttgggtttactttattcaaaatctgatgatttcaaattagttgggtACAGTGATAGTGACTGGgccggtgacaaggatgaccgaaaaagtacaactggttttgtattttttctgggtgATACTGCATTCACATGGAGTTCAAAAAAGCAACCGATCGTGACGTTATCTACCTGCAAAGCTGAATATGTCGCTGCAACATCTTGTGTGTGTCATGCGATTTGGCTCCGGAAATTGCTAAAAGAATTTCAGATgagtcaaaatgatccaacggagatttttattgataataaatctgcactggcattagcgaaaaatccagtgtttcatgatcgaagtaagcacattgatacgaggtatcattttattcgAGAATGCATTGAGCAGAAGGAGGTGAAGCTGAAGTATGTGAAAACTCAAGATCAGATTGCAGACATTTTCACGAAGCTGCTAAAATATGATGTGTTCAGTCATTTGAGAGCTCAATTGGGAGTCGTggaaaattaa